The genomic stretch AACAAGGTGAGTTgcaccttgaactcttggcgttgagtccataggttgtgttgtgtAACCAACCTCTCGTTGTTGTGGAGGACTCCGTCTTCCTTCGCTttatctccgctcctatccatgatatcAAGGCAATAGCTATATGTTGGTGGTTAGTGGAGGAAACTACTTTCGAGTCTCACCTTGAAGTGATGGAATTGGGTCAACTAACGATACCGAGAGCAAATCGATTTGTGTTGGGGAACtcacacaaaaacacacgcaaaagctagcaaatatggtggtaggtgaggatggTGTAAAGCCAAATGATGAAATCCGATATCAAGTgtattgttaaaagtgggtaagttccaaaaatcaaatgtctgaatggtgatcacggaaacacgaatgatgtggaacacacacacgagatgattggggttagtgcgaccaaggaacgaGTGGAAAAACAAGAAGGTCTAAAAAGAccggctcggtgtcacactaacacaagaagagatcaaagctttggttgcaagttgagagacaacaagattcacacgcgacctctcttgtcttctctctcttttgcttaaaagctttttactcttttgtatatggtggcacttgcacgcgtttgctcttttttttcttttccggcTTTTCTCACTCTTTGGTCGGTTAGCCTTGCTTTTGCTATGTTTCCGCACGAGtgtcttgcttataagctttactccacactacacacacaaccTCACAATTGGgggcacgtgcaatgtctcgcaacacttggtAAGCAATGCCCGATAGGATaggtcgcaaaaggaagaggggctacAAGGCTACGCAAGTTATACCTAATGGGTTGTAGGCGGTGATGATCACTCAacttgcgatggtggtggtggtgggtgtcAAAGTACGTTTGGAGATCCGGGGTGCCGAAGTTGTCTTCGCTTTTGCGTCTTCGCTGCGGTGTTAGGGTATACAACAAGAAACCAAACACAAAAGTGAAGTCGTGGTCGAAATGGAGCTGGTTGAGCAGTGTTGGCtcttggcggcagtgccggccttggtggggcggcagtgccggtctggGCGGCAGTACCGGCCTTGaggtggcggcagtgccggtccctGATGAACAGCTCGACTTGTTCTTCGCGAAAACGGACCAATTTCGACCAAATCGACGAAAGtcgatggaattgggggtgaaGAAGTGGGGGAAAATAGTAGATCAACCGTAGGAACATGAAATCAATggatcaaaaccactcaaaacgcaataaAATCGCAGATCCGACCGAAGGCAATTTCGGGCTATTTTTGGGATTTTTTGGAAATTATTTTGGggtgaaattgggtgggtggagggtcaaatccgtgcaAACCAAGAGTGCTGATACCATTtgatgaggcctaagggctaggGAGTGCCCAGAtctcacgaatttgaccaagtgtgTGGATGGGaaggagtggaaatgggaagaacacacacaaaactcaaatcaaaacacacacaacccaataaaaaccaaatttactccctcggtaggttagaccaagccaatagaaccacttcttagagggacccttgggtagaatctaagaagtgagagattggtgatggagatccaagctagaacttggatgaaagagggggaagccttgaatcatccatgaagagtagaatccctcaagagtgccttgatacaaaaaacatagttctagggagacaaagctcaagtctAATCTCAAATTTTGTCTAACCCTAATCCTGGTGGGAAATGAGATACATATAGCCCAGATTCGAAGCAGGGGTAATTTAGTCATTTGCACGGAATAAACATAGCCATAGGATGAAAAATAGACGGTTCCGATGAAGTCAACACGGGTGGGGCCGGTAGTGCCGGGGTGAGCCCAATGACAGTGCCGGCCAGGCTTGTTGTTGTGTCTTCAGGAGGCTTGGGCGGTAGTGTCGGCGGTTTGGGGCCCGCAGTGCCAGGGTGagtaggccggcagtgccggtggctcggggccggcagtgccggggtgcatcgGCCGGCAGTGTCTGGGTGTGTTGGCCGGTAGTGCCGGGGTGTCAAGGCCGGCAGTGTCGGCCCTAGGCGGTGGCCTCCGGCTGaagctcttcttctccttcttccttaaCCGGTGTTGGGCCACCCTTGACGTACTCCTCTCGAGGTTCGTATCTGATGACACAAAGTATattggcatgaggtagcattccatccaaagtagTTTCAAGGTCAAGCGTCGAGAGGATTGAGTTCACCTTTTCATGTAGAGCTTTCACTCGGGctcgagtcatcggtccacttggggacgtagttggtcttggtgtagtgtcTTCCTTAGACGGGGCTACATCAGTGCGGGTTCACCCTCGACGTCAAGCGCGCGAACCCAACTCCAGCGCGGCAGGGAGGACATATATCAAAGGACAGATATCGCCAGAGCGTTGGATCAAGATTTTTTTTATTGAGGACCAGGTTTGAGAAGAACAAAAAGCTTAGTGTACAATGGTGATATATTAGTAGTGTCACGTAGGATAAATGCTGAGGTAGAGAAGAGAGAATGTTGAAAAAAGGATTTTGCCTTCTCTTAATTAAGAGATGATCTTTTAATACAATCTCTGGCCGCAAATTTAGGATATCTGATTACGAGAGATAAGACTAAAAATTATACTGTTATTATATCTAAATTACGTGGCGGCAGTAACTCCAAAAGGCCCGTCGAGGATATAGTCCCTCCACATCGACATTGGTATACATCAGTCTGCGAGGGATTGGGCACAACAGGGCATAACCGCGTCCTCTACTCCTGTCAATGCTCATCAGCTGAGGGACGGATCAACTGTCACTAGCGAAGGGACGCATCAGCTGTCACTGTCAGTGCCTCCGGACAGAAAACTAAAAGCAAAAGGGGGTTTCCCCTCGAGAGAACTAAAAGATTAAAGATTGTCTCGATAAATATCTGGCAAACAAATATTTCAGGTGCATATATCATCCACTACAAAACTGAAACTACCCTAACATTGTATCATATCCAAAACAAGCTCTCAGACAATAACATTTGCTACACTAGCAATCAGCACAAAATTGCAACCATGCAAACATGATATCATCTTGAACAAACTCTCAGACAATGGCATTTGCAGCACTAGCGATCCTAGGCCAGAGGTCAGCACACTCCTTACCGATTGGCCCAGTAATAGCAGATCCTGCAAAGATAATAGAGAACGTGACAAGTTAACACGCAAGCAGCACTACTGTAGCTTCAAACGCTATATAGGACAATGGTGGTCCCAATAATACAATCTCATCCTTTGCTTACCTTTCATCTCACCCTTAGGATTCACAATCACCCCAGCATTATCTGCAAATAAGATATATCATCACGGTTAAGTCGATAAGCTCTGTAATTTGGGAAAACACACAAGAAATTGTAGATAAATATGGATACTATTCTCCATGCCACTGCACTTCAGATGCGATACATCATGGAACTCGAAATGCTCTTGTAGTACATAACAATGTGTTCTTATTGCACTGCAAACACCCAAAAGGatctaaaaggaaaaaaaaatgataTCTCCTACCAAAGTTGCAAAGATAAATAAGATAGTGTTCAAGATTAGATAACTGAAGTATGTATGAGCAGCAAATTCTAATGAAGAAAACAAATAATCTGCATGACTATTTAGTTGTGTATAAAGAAGAAAGTGCATCTGAAAAAAGAGAAACAGACAAAGTAATAAAGCAGAAGGGGCCATGTTGTGAAATGTAAGTCCCATGGCAAGTCCCAAAGTTCCAGTGCAGCAATGCCGCTACCTAAGGTAGATGGAATATGAGATTATGTTCCAGACAGATGGAACTCCTATGAAGACTAGTCTTTAAAGGAAACCTCAACGCCCAGAAGGATTCTTTTGTGAAGTTTACTTAGAAATATGCAAACATTAAAAGTTAGCTCCAGTTATAGAAAGATCTCATTGTCCATCCATCACCAAGTAGCTTCATAATATTCAGTACAAATCAAAACGAAATGAAAAAGAACAGAACAAGTAATGTCGTTTCAGCCAGGTCTGATTTACCAACGCAGCAACTGAAGTTACAATGCTCAATGACAATGGCACGCTTATGAAAAGATTTGCAGACAGCATGTTTCAAAAACAATAGCAGCTACAATCAAACAGAGAAAGGTTGTGCTCCATGTAACAATGTGCATAACAGTGACAACTGCGTAAAAGATAACTCTAGTGGGAAGGTTTGTTTAAACATTTTATTGCAGTATCCAGAAATCATGCATTGTTTCCTAAAGAGATTCAATGGACTCACGCCTATCATCACTTTGGGTGGTGTAGTGTTGTCTTTCACGAACTACTCTTAACTCCTCGATCAAATAGGGTGAGTCATGGATGGCAAGCATTCAGAATTTCGTATTATAAGGTCTAATCCAGAAACCACTCGAATAACTTTTTGTCTGGTCAGTTGTCACTACTTCAAGCAATCAGATAAAATGCCACGCGACCAGAGTAATATTACAAACAAGACGTATCGGCATGATTAATGCAACAACAAACAACCATCGAAGAGCATAGCAGGAGATGAAACAGCAGGACCATAGAATTATCAGCACTACCGATTGCATTACGCACACATGGGAAGCATCGTTACCTTCGAAGTACATGAAGACACCGTCCTTTCGGCGCCATGGCTTGCGCTGGCGCACGACGACCGCCGGCATGACCTTCTTCCTGAGATCGGGCTTGCCCTTCTTGACGGTGGCCATGACCATGTCGCCAACGCAGGCCGACGGCAGCCGGTTGAGCCTGCCCTTGATGCCCTTCACGGAGATGATGTAGAGGTTCTTGGCGCCAGTGTTGTCCGCGCAGTTTATCGTCGCTGCCACCGGCAGACCCAGCGACATCCGGAACTTGTTTCCGGCCGACCCTCCCCTCCCTGTTCAATTTTCCACAACATGAGCGCAAACTAGGTTAGCGGAAACCCTGAAATGAGGAAGAAGTAGCAGAACGGGGCGGGGAGAGGTTGCCGCACGTACCTCGCTTCGACATGGCGGCGACCCCGGCGGCGCTTGCTGGAGGCGGTAGCGCGAAGAGTTATGTCCAGCTTAGGGTTTTGCTGGCTCTGGTTCATTATATTGATGAGTGAGCTATGTGGGCTTCGATCCTTGGGCTCATGATTTGCGTCAGGCCCGAGACGACCGGGCACAGCGCCCAATAGGCCTATTCGGGTTGCTCTTCTGGCCGAGCTTGGAGGGGGTGCTAGAGGCCTAGAGAGCCTTTGCCAGCCCATCACTAGTCGTCTTGGTAATTTTTCGTGGAAATGCCTGGAAGGCTAGATAAATAGGAGTGCATACATGGGAAACGTATCACGTGAAAATTGACAGATTCTGTAAATCTGAAAATCGTTACCGCGACCGTTGGATCATGCACGAAGACTTAGATTCTGCACCACCATCCCATCTTCGTCTATACTGCAACACGCAGTGACGAAGCTTGGGTCGATTCTTTGGGGTGCCAAATGGGCTGAGAATGGCAAAATTACATGATTTTGGGCCAAATCCATACAATCTCTTCATGGGCTGGGGGCGGCGCCCACCTGACTTGGTTGTAGCTTTGC from Lolium rigidum isolate FL_2022 chromosome 4, APGP_CSIRO_Lrig_0.1, whole genome shotgun sequence encodes the following:
- the LOC124708354 gene encoding 60S ribosomal protein L23; its protein translation is MSKRGRGGSAGNKFRMSLGLPVAATINCADNTGAKNLYIISVKGIKGRLNRLPSACVGDMVMATVKKGKPDLRKKVMPAVVVRQRKPWRRKDGVFMYFEDNAGVIVNPKGEMKGSAITGPIGKECADLWPRIASAANAIV